A region of the Bradysia coprophila strain Holo2 unplaced genomic scaffold, BU_Bcop_v1 contig_232, whole genome shotgun sequence genome:
GATTTATACCTAAAGAAGTCTCTGATACCACTGAATCCAAATAAGATTTGGTACAAAAGAATTGCGGAATATGTTGCCAAGCCAATGCCATCCAACTGAAAGTTTCCCCACTGCAGTGTTATTTGCATAGCAGCTCCAATTATCACTAAATTGACATTAAACGGACTACATTCATGTATTGGTTAATTAGGACTCATTGCATTTACCAGGAATGCCAGCCACCAACATGTTCCGCGAATCTTTGAAATCAACTtgattttccacccaaattctaGCGCCGGACACAGTTATCAAACCGAACAGTATAATCGACAGTCCACCAAATACCCCGTTAGGGATTGTATGAATGACTATGGAACCAAAACGGATTGTTTTAAACTGTCTCGctgacaaacaaattttattgtctaccccatgcgaaagttgaccattacatgaCAGTTTGCCcactgcgaaaatgatccattacacgaaggaatattttcggtttattttaCGCGAACTCATTTCtgatagtcaattttcgcatggcaCAGGCAACAAAACGGATTACACTGAATGCTGCTgcgtaattcattaattcgaaAACAAAACCTTCTGACGTCAGCAAGCTCGAAAgctaaattgttttttgaccATTCTAGTTCGTTTACCTTCGGCTCGGAAATACAAAccctacacttgtcgaaaagacagATACCGAAGCTTCCTGCTCGGTTGCTTTTGTTATATAACCGTTACATCCTGTAATGATCtactttcgcagcatgcaACGTAATCTGCCATTTTCTCATTGACAACTCACCAGCGCcgattttttgaatgaaactcAGAAAAATGGCAACAAAACCAGCGATTAGGAATATCAATGACGAGAACATTTGCGTGACGGCCTATTAAAGTGGAGTTTATCTTCAATGCCGTCCTTATCGATTCAAAACGTATCTACCATCACTCCGATGTTCTCAGCATATGTCGTTGTGCCAGGACCTCCTCCTGAAGCAGATACGATTGTAGCAACCGCATCACCTAATATCGCACGTCCCAAATATTTATCAAGCGGTCTGTCAACCATAACAGCAACCGCCTTCAAATGTCCCAAATTTTCCGCCAGCAATACGACACACACTGGAACAATGATGCTAATCGCCCGGCCTTCAAATTTCGGACCAGTAAAATGTGGAACGCCAAACCATGGAGCTGTTTTAACTGCGGTAAAATCAATGGCAGTACCATGACCGGCCACTCCGATTATCAAATTGGTTACATAGCCGACGACTAAACCTGTTAAAATTGGCATACGTTTCAGCATACCCGGCGCATACACACTCACAATCGAAACGGACATTATGGTTACAAATGCCATCCAAGCATCGAATGATGTTCCAGTTGCATTTGTAAAGGCTGCTGACGAAAGATGAACACCGATGATCATCACAACAGTTCCCGTAACCACTACGGtggaaaaacataaaattgagaCGAAAGTCAGGTCACATTGACACATTTCCCTTTTACCCGGTGGCATAACCGCCTCGATCCAAGTGTGTCCAACGAACATAACAATGATGCCCATTGCAGCTAACACTAGACCGCACACAAGTATTCCGCCAACAGCGACATCTAAATGTTCGTTACGTATGCCCGTCTCGTAGTTATAGCCAGTAGCTGACACAACCACACCAATAAAAGCGAAAGACGAGCCAACGAATGAAGGAACTAGAAATTCTCGTAATTATTCACCTGAATCGTAGCTTGATTCATCGCATACCTCTGCCACCAGTGGCAACGTAAAAGATAATTGTACCGAGGCCGGAGAAGAATAGGGCAGCTAAGAAAGACATTCATTTCGTTAGATTGCTTCTCTTGTTGAATTGcttaggccgaaaacacacgagcaactTTGCGTTGTTgaaatcgacaattatgctgcattATCCACACTGTAATCCGACTAGTAGCTTActttaaacaatgaaaaacgGAGCATAATTGTCAATTCCAGCAGCTgcaaattgctcgtgtgtttgcGACTTTACAATTTAGGAGAAAAGGATTACTGTTCGTGTCAAATCCCATCAAAAGTGGAGCTGCGGGAATCAGGTAAAGAAGACACAGATAATCTTCATTTCTAATGactaaaatcaataaaatatcgTGTTACCAATGAAGGTGGCACCAAATACGGCCAATATGTGCTGCAAGCCCATCAGCAAGCATTGGACGGCAGATGGTCGTTCATCGATGTTTATAACGCCTATGCTAGGTCCGAagatattcaaattaatttaattacagGGCACGTCAATATGGGACAAGTGATGGAAATGGAGCTTCTTGTGTGATGGCTGACACGACACAAAAAGCtcaatttccataatttgtcCATGACtagtttttttaaagaattagaCGTAATGTTACGCCACCGTGCACGGCCATGACTTAAATTTAGCTTTTCCTCGTATCGTGTTGTTAAGCACATGACTTAtcaatgggacaaatgatggaaatagAGCTCGGATTCGACTCGGATCGGTATAGTTCACACCAGAAGTATACCATTTGTTCCATTTCTATAAGCAAAGTCTATGGCCGATCACACACGATCACATTTACgatgatgggatcgacaattatgctgggGTTTCTATTGTTCCACAGTCTGAACAATGGAAAACACTGCATAatcagcataattgtcgatcccatcaacatCAAATGGCTCATGAGTTTTTCGCCTAATGCAGCGGATCATCAAAAATACGGTACACCAAGTTTCAGATATGATTTTCAGTGTAGCGTCATTTTTGGTCTGTTGTAGCGCTAACGATTTCTTTAGAATTGAAGGAATGTGTGGTGAATAGCATGAATGTTGAAGAAGTATATTCAACACCGCGaaaattctattgaaatcACACCAGTGCGACAATTGAACTTGCACTGCACTCGAATTCACTCGAAACTTTTGATCCGTGTGCTTTGGCGGATTAGCATTATCTTCAGTGATTTATTGACATTAGATATAAGTAGGGTGAAACTACCAAATACGAGTCTCAACTATTGACTATAATACGAGCCCACCATTGGATTTTGTTAGTTTGAACAATCAAAAGAGGGAAAAGAGTACTCGAATAACACTAGTGGTTCGTCTTTGGTAATTTCACCCTACGATTCGTTAATACCTGATGACTTTACTGCATAGCGTGGAAAGTAATTGAGTAGATATTGCTTCGAGAACACGGTTGACGTCCTATTTGCTCCCGGACCCATTCTGAAACTCTGACTGTTATAAAATGTTATGCGAAAAGTTTCAATAACATCGCAAACctgttgatatcgcacaaaAAACAGTGTCAGTGTAGACGTAACCGAAGTAATGAACTTGATAATGCATAAAGTCGGTGAAGCAACGGTCGGTTTTGAAGTGAAGCAACATgagaatgaaaatgttttcgcaaattttcatgaaattcgtaGACTTTCAGTGattcactaaaaatcactaaattcatgaaaattcgtgaaaatttacGAGCATATTTTCGTTAATATACCCAGCAACTGTTGAAGATATACAGTTTTAAGCGATGACCATGACcgataccctctctagcatcCTAACTACCCTAACTACATTCATTAAGTTGGTAAAAATGCAACGCAGTCTTAAAAACAAACTTCAGGAGAAAAGAATTTCAACGAACGTAaacctaaacgtcaacaaatttctttgtaaatttttcgttaaaattctcgtcaacctgaaagtagatgccttctgtggatgaaatttgacatttcgaaattgatcccttgaccttggaacagaccaacgcacttcaagcaaatttacatgaaatataccctatttagagtaccactcatgctggAAGTGCGTTGAACCAATAGAaacatcatgtccggagcgatagcggaggacttgacgcagtctaacttccaaaaaaagaacgaagaaaattttttgagacgcggcaactatatataggcgagaatttaagtttctttcctttggcctgtatcaccacaaatcctattctatcttattcgcgcttcaaatacgagcaaaacgagctatcactcgactatgtaactttaaaattgccggagatacatcgttttgaagttggtcattttgatagaaaatacaccaaattgacttttcccaaacaatcaaaatctttcaacttactctgtatgtttctatctgtctgtctatctatcgacggacgatctcggaaactagtcagccaatctccatgaaattttgcaggaacctcagggtgggcataaaaatgaaaatgtgatacgccactaccccaggaaaaaccagaattttgttttattggcctcgaagtggtttctgagtgtggttttcgagggtcgggaacgcgttttcagctgtagctcagctgtattgaaacctgcaggggcgtgtgacccatcaaatgaaaggtattcgccacacgaatcgaacaaaaataattagaaaaattggtgcagatttggttgagctagagtggtcagagtgaccaaattttgagctactcgagcgtaggatgaaaggactaatattttttggcttatgagagatagagatttactttcttcggcaaagtctcagagttttacgagtagaacacattggcatatgtgaaaaatgtcgaaagttggaaatgggtgggtcaattatgtttttagaggtatttcttgaatggtggcagatagagagttactttcttcggcaaagtctcagagttttacgagtagaaaagaagggcatttgcgaaaaatgtcgaaagttggaaatgggtgggtcaattggggttttggagatatttcttgaatggtggcagatagagaattactttcttcgtcaaattttcgaatttcgtcaaattttcgattttcgttaaattttcgaatttcgtcaaattttttaattttcgtcgaattttcgaatttcgtcaaattttcgattttcgtcaaattttcgattttcgtcaaattttcgattttcgtcaaattttcgaatttcgtcaaattttcaaatttcgtcaaattttcaaatttcgtcaaattttcgaatttcgtcaaattttcgattttcgtcaaattttcgaatttcgtcaaattttcgattttcgtcaaattttcgaatttcgtcaaatttcgtcaaattttcgaatttcgttaaatttcgtcaaattttcgaatttcgtcaaattttcaaatttcgtcagactttcgattttcgtaaaatttttgaattaaaactgtaaactgttataaaaagcagtgttgattacacttctaaaacgactgatatcccaacaaaaatctcttcgagaaaagtgtgacgcagtctttgaaatacaatttctaaaatgaatgatatcgctagagttgacgcttttagcttcgttacgcaaaaattaaattttacacccaattagttcaaacaagctggcttag
Encoded here:
- the LOC119075883 gene encoding putative pyrimidine permease RutG isoform X1, producing the protein MGPGANRTSTVFSKQYLLNYFPRYAVKSSGVINIDERPSAVQCLLMGLQHILAVFGATFIAPLLMGFDTNTALFFSGLGTIIFYVATGGRVPSFVGSSFAFIGVVVSATGYNYETGIRNEHLDVAVGGILVCGLVLAAMGIIVMFVGHTWIEAVMPPVVTGTVVMIIGVHLSSAAFTNATGTSFDAWMAFVTIMSVSIVSVYAPGMLKRMPILTGLVVGYVTNLIIGVAGHGTAIDFTAVKTAPWFGVPHFTGPKFEGRAISIIVPVCVVLLAENLGHLKAVAVMVDRPLDKYLGRAILGDAVATIVSASGGGPGTTTYAENIGVMAVTQMFSSLIFLIAGFVAIFLSFIQKIGAVIHTIPNGVFGGLSIILFGLITVSGARIWVENQVDFKDSRNMLVAGIPVIIGAAMQITLQWGNFQLDGIGLATYSAILLYQILFGFSGIRDFFRYKSKPSNSNTEEQQATSAI
- the LOC119075883 gene encoding putative pyrimidine permease RutG isoform X2 gives rise to the protein MGLQHILAVFGATFIAPLLMGFDTNTALFFSGLGTIIFYVATGGRVPSFVGSSFAFIGVVVSATGYNYETGIRNEHLDVAVGGILVCGLVLAAMGIIVMFVGHTWIEAVMPPVVTGTVVMIIGVHLSSAAFTNATGTSFDAWMAFVTIMSVSIVSVYAPGMLKRMPILTGLVVGYVTNLIIGVAGHGTAIDFTAVKTAPWFGVPHFTGPKFEGRAISIIVPVCVVLLAENLGHLKAVAVMVDRPLDKYLGRAILGDAVATIVSASGGGPGTTTYAENIGVMAVTQMFSSLIFLIAGFVAIFLSFIQKIGAVIHTIPNGVFGGLSIILFGLITVSGARIWVENQVDFKDSRNMLVAGIPVIIGAAMQITLQWGNFQLDGIGLATYSAILLYQILFGFSGIRDFFRYKSKPSNSNTEEQQATSAI